From a region of the Alnus glutinosa chromosome 1, dhAlnGlut1.1, whole genome shotgun sequence genome:
- the LOC133881367 gene encoding acyl carrier protein 1, chloroplastic-like codes for MASLTGTSISMASFKASLAPSSRVSNLRSVSLPISGKSFTSLSLRPARFRVSCAAKPETVKKVCEIVKKQLALPDDSAVSGDSKFAALGADSLDTVEIVMGLEEEFGISVEEESAQSIATVQDAADLIENLVEKKNCA; via the exons ATGGCCTCCCTGACAGGAACTTCGATTTCCATGGCCTCGTTCAAGGCGAGCCTG GCACCTAGCAGCAGGGTCTCAAATCTGAGATCAGTTTCCCTTCCTATTAGTGGGAAAAGCTTCACATCGCTTAGTTTGCGGCCAGCACGCTTTCGTGTTTCTTGTGCG GCCAAACCAGAGACAGTGAAAAAGGTGTGTGAAATAGTGAAGAAGCAGCTGGCTCTTCCTGATGATTCTGCTGTCTCTGGAGACTCAAAGTTTGCTGCCCTTGGAGCTGATTCTCTTGACACG GTTGAGATTGTGATGGGACTTGAGGAGGAGTTCGGGATCAGCGTGGAAGAAGAAAGTGCCCAGAGCATTGCCACTGTTCAAGATGCGGCGGATCTGATTGAGAATCTCGTTGAGAAGAAGAATTGTGCTTAA